In Etheostoma cragini isolate CJK2018 chromosome 9, CSU_Ecrag_1.0, whole genome shotgun sequence, the following are encoded in one genomic region:
- the LOC117950303 gene encoding uncharacterized protein LOC117950303 codes for MTAVVKTLSLNRPVGKDFHLSTNIPFLDRNNPDAFSTCSQKDFQPFSSKKAEPFRPPAQAQLDHKDLRYIKEYLTEAMVSYQRQPMLQITRTPRWTTLYTNFKMQTDPGEVSFLTTQSQNFPPRAFQPPPTLIRHTKASKKTQHLEKLPESTSKASFISHRRRCPVVKATAKHLEEGFPTIKGDRRGHSFVSHYNNTFQGAWSRLAKPIEKHSSVTMGDPGKIVERETTHAKSFSWPPVCRPAVVKERLKLHLGNFSKDFWSSTSREAFCHHKLGDPVVVMRRNQNFHSLPKGDTDARCNKEMMYVTTNRISFSDLNHKAHPVHVLGADLMTKSHVQFSPPRLSSLYYTTTAKQHYSKQEGERARPAIQLPSNILIGPEHEFNPSTTRTDYLPLKTCRQTPVPSQQRSNIRFPLADQHFRTSHSEDYTAKPSILQPPAHSQLSTHFVMQ; via the exons ATGACTGCAGTGGTAAAAACACTGTCCCTTAACCGTCCTGTGGGCAAAGACTTCCACCTGTCTACCAACATCCCATTTCTGGACAGGAACAATCCAGATGCCTTCTCAACATGTTCCCAGAAggacttccagcctttttcatCCAAGAAGGCAGAACCTTTCCGTCCGCCAGCCCAAGCCCAGTTGGACCACAAGGACTTGAGGTATATCAAGGAGTACCTGACAGAGGCGATGGTGTCCTACCAGCGTCAGCCAATGCTACAGATCACTCGCACCCCACGCTGGACCACACTTTACACCAACTTCAAGATGCAAACAGACCCAGGGGAGGTATCTTTCCTCACCACACAGTCACAGAATTTCCCGCCCCGGGCCTTCCAGCCCCCTCCCACTCTCATCCGACACACAAAGGCCAGCAAGAAGACCCAACACTTGGAAAAGCTCCCAGAAAGCACCAGCAAAGCCTCCTTCATCTCACACCGCCGCCGCTGCCCTGTTGTAAAAGCGACAGCTAAACACCTAG AAGAGGGGTTTCCCACAATCAAAGGGGACAGACGGGGTCACAGCTTTGTCTCTCATTACAACAACACCTTCCAGGGAGCCTGGAGCAGACTGGCTAAACCTATAGAAAAG CACTCCTCAGTGACTATGGGTGATCCTGGGAAGATTGTCGAGAGAGAGACGACCCACGCTAAGTCATTTAGCTGGCCCCCTGTTTGCAG GCCAGCTGTGGTGAAGGAGCGTTTGAAGCTCCATCTTGGAAATTTCTCTAAGGATTTCTGGTCGTCCACATCCAGAGAAGCCTTTTGTCACCACAAGCTAG GAGATCCAGTTGTTGTGATGAGGAGGAACCAAAATTTTCATTCCTTACCCAAGGGGGACACTGATGCGAGGTGCAACAAAGAGATGATGTATGTCACCACCAACAGAATCTCCTTCTCTGAT CTAAACCACAAAGCGCATCCGGTCCATGTGCTCGGGGCGGACCTGATGACAAAGAGCCATGTACAGTTCAGCCCGCCTCGTCTGTCGAGCCTGTACTACACAACCACGGCCAAACAACACTACAGCAAACAGGAGGGAGAGCGCGCCAGACCAGCCATTCAGCTGCCGAGCAACATACTGATTGGACCAG AACATGAGTTCAACCCCAGCACTACCAGGACTGATTACCTCCCTTTGAAGACCTGCAGACAAACACCTGTTCCATCACAGCAGAGG agcaACATCAGGTTTCCGCTGGCTGATCAGCACTTCCGCACCTCCCACAGTGAAGACTACACAGCCAAACCTTCAATCCTGCAGCCGCCTGCCCATAGCCAGCTGAGCACTCATTTTGTCATGCAGTAA